One part of the Musa acuminata AAA Group cultivar baxijiao chromosome BXJ1-5, Cavendish_Baxijiao_AAA, whole genome shotgun sequence genome encodes these proteins:
- the LOC135673927 gene encoding uncharacterized protein LOC135673927, protein MAPEDKEHTAFLTDQGIYFYKVMPFGLKNVGATYQRTVNKMFAHQISRNMEVYVDDMIVKSREAGTHLADLAEAFATLRKFGMRLNPTKCAFGVTSGKFLGFIVHQRGIDADLEKVQAIINMQSPRTVKDLQRFNGRLVALSRFLARSSDRCLPVFKALKNPKNFQWTSECEEALKQIKQHLASLPRLASVSPGEKLGLYLAASPHAVSSVLVKESSGPQLPIYYVNHALSGPEERYPSIEKLALALVLSARKLRPYFQAHPVEVITDQPLRQVLTKFDVEGRLLRWAVELGEHDISYVPRTAMKAQAVADFVAELAPMDRDPEQTPEAWILHVDGSANSRGAGAGLVLLAPDGRSFERSLRFRFKATNNEAEYKALLAGLRLALEMQVDAIHVLTDSQLVAKQLSGGYEARDATMAKYLARVRDLTPRFPYFTLSNVPREENERADALAKLASRQTPEAWPEIEELPARAIEVATMALGGAPTTWVQELLRFKRDGTLPLDEVAARRLRRTHAWYAEESGRLYKRSFTHPLLRCLEPDEARTVLAETHEGVCGEHIGGRTLAHKILRQGYYWPTMCRDAKAYVQRCGSCQQHARAPRQPSVPLCPIDCAWPFAQWGQDLLGPFPPASGQRKYIIVGVDYFTKWVEAEPLATITSHQMEKFMWKNLVTRFGLPRAIITDNGPQFAGTSFREFCAGHGIQLRFSSVAHP, encoded by the coding sequence atggcgcccgaagacaAAGAACATACggctttcctcaccgatcaagggatatacttctacaaggtcatgccgtTCGGTTTAAAAAATGTCGGGGCCACATACCAGAGGacggtaaacaagatgtttgcccaTCAAATCAGCAgaaacatggaagtctacgtggatgacatgattgtgaaaagccgAGAGGCCGGAacgcaccttgccgacctggccgaggccttcgccacgctgcgcaagttcggcatgcggctcaatcccacaaagtgcgctttcggcgtcacctccgggaagttcctaGGATTCATTGTACACCAGAGAGGAATCGACGCCGACCTGGAGAAGGTACAGGCAATAATCAATATGCAGTCCCCCCGGACGGTTAAGGACCTGCAGCGATTCAACGGAAGACTTGTCGCCCTGTcccgcttcctcgcccgatcgagcgatcgctgcctcccggtcttcaaggcgctcaaaaacccgaagaatttccaatggacatcggaatgcgaggaggctttAAAGCAGATAAAgcagcacctggccagcctccctcggCTCGCCTCTGTCTCCCCCGGCGAGAAGCTAGGACTCTACCTAGCAGCCTCCCCGCATGCGGTCAGCTCCGTCCTtgtcaaggaaagctccggcccacaactcccgatctactaTGTCAACCACGCCCTGAGTGGACCTGAAGAGCGCTACCCGTCGATAGAAAAACTCGCACTCGCCCTGGTGCTctcggctcggaagttgcgcccttACTTCCAGGCGCACCCGGTGGAAGTCATCACCGACCAGCCTCTCCggcaggtcttaacaaaattCGATGTTGAAGGTCGGCTCCTccgatgggcggtggagctcggtgaACATGATATCAGTTACGTACCTAGGACCGCCATGAAGgcccaggcggtagccgacttcGTCGCGGAGTTAGCTCCGATGGACAGAGATCCCGAGCAAACCCCTGAGGCTTGGatcctacacgtggacggctcggccaactcGAGGGGTGCCGGAGCGGGGCTGGTCCTCCTCGCCCCtgacggacgctcgttcgagcgttccctccgctttAGGTTTAAAGCCACTAATAACGAGGCGGAATACAAGGCACTCCTAGCGGGATtgaggctggccctcgagatgcaggtggacgcaatacacgtcctcaccgactcgcaacttGTGGCCAAACAGCTCAGCGGTGGATATGAAGCTCGAGACGCAACCATGGCAAAATACTTGGCACGGGTAAGAGACCTAACCCCGAGATTCCCTTACTTTACATTATCTAATGTTCCGAGGGAGGAAAACGAGCGAGCCGATGCGCTCGCTAAGCTGGCGTCAAGACAAACCCCCGAAGCGTGGCCAGAGATTGAGGAGCTCCCCGCTCGCGCCATCGAAGTAGCGACTATGGCCCTAGGCGGTGCGCCGACCACGTGGGTGCAAGAGTTGCtgcgcttcaagcgggatggaACTCTCCCCCTCGACGAAGTCGCAGCTCGGCGTCTGCGCCGCACACACGCGTGGTACGCCGAGGAGAGTGGTCGGCTTTACAAACGGTCCTTCACCCATCCCCTCTTGCGatgcttggagcctgacgaagcacGGACAGTCCTGGCCGAAACTCACGAGGGGGTCTGCGGCGAACACATCGGCGGACGAAccttggcgcacaagatactccgccaaggctactactggccaaccatgtgccGAGATGCGAAAGCCTACGTGCAGCGGTGCGGTTCGTGCCAGCaacacgcccgcgcaccccgacAACCCTCGGTCCCGCTCTGCCCCATTGACTGCGCATGGCCGTTTGCCCAGTGGGGGCAGGACCTCCTCGGTCCCTTCCCACCGGCTTCTGGACAACGGAAGTACATAATTGTAGGagtagactacttcacaaagtgggtcgaggccgagccactgGCGACGATCACGTCACATCAAATGGAGAAATTCATGTGGAAGAACCTGgtaactcggttcgggttgcccagggccattatcaccgacaacggacctcagttcgcaGGCACAAGCTTTCGGGAATTCTGCGCCGGTCATGGCATTcaactaaggttcagctcggtggcccacccttAG